In the Carboxydothermus hydrogenoformans Z-2901 genome, one interval contains:
- a CDS encoding long-chain-fatty-acid--CoA ligase produces the protein MSSVYQAKPWLKHYSEGVRASLNYPEKTLHELFWETTEKYPGLIATVFLGQEMTYKELGEKIKRFTNALSKLGIKKGDRVAVMLPNCPEFVISYFAILTLGGIVVQTNPMYVERELEYQLNDSGAETIILLDVLYPRANAVKGNTALKNLIVVNIPLIGTYPGEFGPGVYKFNDLISDSEPNPPEVTVTPDDVAVLQYTGGTTGISKGAMLTHKNLVANVYQVREFSNGIFFDGQERILTALPLFHVYGMTCCMNLATCFGGTMILIPKFDATLLLQHIQRYRPTSFPGAPTMYVALLNHPDLTKYDLRSINVCVSGSAPLPVEVQTKFEEVTGAVVVEGYGLSEASPVTHCNPIRGTRKIGSIGVPYSDTIAKIVDIETGEELPPGQIGELVVKGPQVMKGYWNRPEETANALKDGWLYTGDLAKMDEDGFFYIVDRKKDMIIAGGYNIYPREVEEVLYQHPKVKEAIVVGVPDPYRGETVKAFIVVKEGETLTEQEVIEFCNAHLARYKVPRLVEFRSELPKTAVGKVLRRQLREEELKKQQKN, from the coding sequence ATGAGTTCGGTGTATCAGGCTAAACCCTGGTTAAAACATTATTCCGAAGGGGTCAGGGCGAGTCTTAACTATCCGGAAAAAACTCTCCATGAGCTTTTCTGGGAAACCACGGAAAAATATCCGGGGTTAATAGCCACTGTCTTTTTGGGGCAGGAAATGACCTATAAGGAGCTGGGAGAAAAAATAAAACGGTTTACAAACGCTTTAAGTAAACTTGGCATTAAAAAAGGTGACCGGGTGGCGGTGATGCTTCCCAACTGTCCGGAGTTTGTGATAAGCTACTTTGCCATCTTAACCCTTGGGGGCATTGTGGTCCAGACAAATCCCATGTATGTGGAAAGGGAACTGGAGTACCAGTTAAACGATTCCGGTGCCGAGACCATTATTTTATTGGATGTTTTGTACCCGAGAGCTAACGCGGTAAAAGGAAATACCGCTCTTAAAAATCTCATAGTGGTCAATATCCCGCTAATCGGCACCTATCCCGGTGAATTTGGACCTGGAGTTTATAAATTTAATGATTTAATTTCCGACTCGGAACCCAATCCTCCTGAAGTTACCGTAACTCCCGACGATGTGGCGGTATTACAGTATACCGGCGGAACAACAGGTATTTCCAAGGGGGCAATGCTGACCCATAAAAATTTAGTGGCCAATGTCTATCAGGTGAGAGAATTTTCTAACGGTATCTTCTTTGACGGCCAGGAGAGAATCTTAACCGCCCTGCCTCTCTTCCATGTCTACGGAATGACCTGCTGCATGAATTTGGCCACCTGCTTTGGCGGAACGATGATTTTAATTCCCAAATTTGATGCAACTCTCCTGCTGCAGCACATCCAGCGCTACCGTCCAACTTCCTTCCCCGGCGCTCCCACAATGTATGTAGCTTTACTGAACCACCCGGACCTGACGAAATACGACTTGAGGTCGATAAATGTCTGTGTAAGTGGTTCCGCACCGCTTCCTGTGGAAGTGCAGACCAAATTTGAAGAAGTTACCGGTGCCGTGGTCGTGGAAGGCTACGGATTGTCCGAAGCGTCTCCGGTTACTCATTGTAACCCCATAAGAGGCACCAGAAAAATCGGCTCGATAGGTGTTCCTTATTCCGATACCATAGCCAAAATAGTAGATATCGAAACCGGAGAGGAATTACCGCCCGGACAGATTGGTGAATTGGTTGTAAAAGGTCCGCAGGTGATGAAAGGCTACTGGAACCGTCCCGAAGAGACCGCTAATGCCTTAAAGGATGGCTGGCTTTATACCGGCGACCTGGCCAAAATGGATGAAGACGGCTTTTTCTACATTGTTGACCGGAAGAAAGACATGATTATTGCGGGAGGCTACAACATTTATCCCCGGGAAGTGGAAGAGGTACTTTATCAGCACCCCAAAGTTAAAGAAGCGATTGTAGTAGGTGTGCCGGATCCTTACCGTGGTGAAACGGTCAAAGCGTTTATTGTCGTAAAGGAGGGAGAAACCTTAACGGAGCAGGAAGTAATTGAATTCTGCAACGCTCACCTGGCCAGGTACAAAGTGCCGCGCCTGGTGGAATTCAGATCCGAACTTCCCAAAACTGCCGTGGGTAAAGTCTTACGCCGGCAGTTACGGGAAGAAGAGTTAAAAAAACAACAAAAAAATTAG
- a CDS encoding flavodoxin family protein, with the protein MKVVAFNGSPRANGNTYQALKLVLAELEKEGIEGEIIQVGDKVIRGCLACGKCVRNKNERCAIDDEVNDWIQKMKEADGIILGSPVHYSGITATMKAFLDRAFYVASANGGLFRHKVGAAVVAVRRSGGVAAFDQLNHYLHYAEMFIPVSNYWNVIHGTKPGEALQDEEGVQIMRVLGKNMAYLLKLIAKGKGEIEAPEKESKVYTNFIR; encoded by the coding sequence ATGAAGGTAGTAGCATTTAACGGCAGTCCCAGAGCAAACGGAAACACTTATCAAGCCTTAAAGCTGGTTTTGGCGGAGTTAGAAAAAGAGGGCATTGAGGGAGAAATAATCCAGGTGGGGGATAAGGTGATAAGAGGCTGTCTTGCCTGCGGCAAGTGTGTAAGGAATAAAAACGAAAGATGTGCCATTGACGATGAAGTAAACGACTGGATTCAAAAAATGAAAGAGGCGGATGGCATTATCTTAGGCTCCCCCGTCCACTATTCTGGTATAACTGCGACTATGAAAGCGTTTTTAGACCGGGCGTTTTACGTAGCTTCAGCCAACGGCGGACTTTTCCGGCATAAGGTGGGTGCGGCAGTAGTCGCTGTTCGACGTTCGGGTGGGGTAGCAGCCTTTGATCAGCTCAATCACTATCTTCACTATGCGGAGATGTTTATTCCTGTCAGCAACTACTGGAATGTCATCCACGGCACCAAACCCGGGGAAGCTCTGCAGGATGAAGAGGGAGTGCAAATTATGAGAGTCCTCGGAAAAAACATGGCTTATCTTTTAAAGCTCATAGCAAAAGGCAAAGGTGAGATCGAAGCTCCGGAGAAAGAAAGTAAGGTATATACCAATTTTATTCGGTAA
- a CDS encoding MrcB family domain-containing protein: protein MLRELLLDVLNNYKNETNENKFSKNVRIYKVLTYDFKDYLGKYVNNDIYEVKGSAGQGVWTKYPWVAIYNKKITNSIQEGVYIVYLFSEDMQRVYLTLNQGCTKLIEEFRKKKLVIDQLVKTREEIRRNIPNGSFKIDNKLKIGYVYYEEGSIFYKEYSRDNMPEENILLNDLKELIDKYEVYYHNIFLGKSDYIKGSVQMKGQEPNKIIQKIKNYIQSKGFNYSYEELCNFYLSLKTKPFVILAGISGTGKSKLVRLFAEAVGATTENGRFSIIPVRPDWNDNSELIGYKNIKDEFVPGYLTKIIEKAKEEPDKPYFVCLDEMNLARVEYYLSDYLSLIESRKFERNEIITDKLEILNGITIPQNLYLIGTVNMDDTTYSFSRKVLDRTNTIEFSEVDFDLDHFMVNADEQIEIGYEELDNNFFRSDYLTIKDALHEDMEYVKTINDKIILINEILKKANKHFGYRVRDEILFYMLYNKKLQLLDEEMAFDYQIMQKILPTIVGSEQKIKEILIELYNFCNPNYQIANLPSYIEDAEKFLGEATYKKSAKKIIEMLRRFEDGFTSYWI, encoded by the coding sequence ATGTTAAGAGAATTGTTACTTGATGTCCTAAATAATTACAAGAATGAAACAAATGAAAATAAATTTAGTAAAAATGTAAGGATTTATAAAGTGTTAACTTATGATTTTAAAGATTATTTAGGAAAATACGTAAACAATGATATTTATGAAGTTAAAGGCTCAGCTGGTCAGGGAGTTTGGACAAAATATCCTTGGGTAGCTATTTATAATAAAAAAATAACAAATAGCATTCAGGAAGGGGTTTATATTGTTTACTTATTTTCTGAAGATATGCAAAGGGTTTATTTAACCTTAAATCAAGGTTGTACAAAATTAATTGAAGAATTTAGAAAGAAGAAACTTGTTATTGATCAGCTAGTTAAAACGCGGGAGGAAATTAGAAGGAACATCCCAAATGGTAGTTTTAAAATTGATAATAAGTTGAAAATTGGTTATGTGTATTATGAGGAAGGAAGTATTTTTTATAAAGAGTATTCTCGGGACAATATGCCTGAAGAAAATATTCTTTTAAATGATTTGAAAGAATTAATTGATAAATATGAAGTATATTATCATAATATCTTTTTAGGCAAGAGCGACTATATTAAAGGAAGTGTTCAAATGAAAGGGCAAGAACCCAATAAAATTATCCAAAAAATTAAAAACTATATACAATCTAAAGGTTTCAATTACTCATATGAAGAATTATGCAACTTTTATTTGTCACTCAAAACAAAGCCTTTTGTGATTTTAGCAGGGATAAGTGGAACAGGAAAATCAAAACTTGTGAGGTTATTTGCTGAAGCAGTTGGAGCAACCACTGAAAATGGTCGTTTTTCAATAATACCAGTTAGACCTGATTGGAACGATAATAGCGAATTGATTGGGTATAAGAATATAAAAGATGAATTTGTACCTGGATACTTAACAAAGATTATTGAAAAAGCAAAAGAAGAACCCGATAAACCTTATTTTGTTTGTTTAGATGAAATGAATCTGGCAAGAGTTGAGTACTACTTAAGTGATTATTTAAGTTTAATAGAATCTAGGAAATTTGAGAGGAATGAGATAATTACTGATAAATTAGAGATTTTAAATGGAATAACGATACCGCAGAACTTATATTTAATAGGAACCGTTAATATGGATGATACTACTTATTCTTTTAGTAGGAAAGTATTAGACAGGACAAACACCATTGAATTTTCCGAGGTGGATTTTGACTTAGATCATTTCATGGTTAATGCTGATGAGCAAATAGAAATTGGTTATGAAGAACTAGATAATAACTTTTTTAGGAGTGATTACCTAACTATAAAAGATGCTTTACATGAAGATATGGAATATGTAAAGACTATCAATGATAAAATCATTCTTATAAATGAAATATTGAAAAAAGCCAATAAACATTTTGGATACCGGGTAAGAGACGAAATTTTATTTTACATGTTATACAATAAAAAGTTGCAACTTTTAGATGAAGAAATGGCTTTTGATTACCAAATAATGCAAAAGATTTTACCGACAATTGTTGGAAGTGAACAAAAAATAAAGGAAATATTGATTGAACTATATAACTTCTGTAACCCTAATTATCAAATTGCCAATTTACCATCATATATTGAAGATGCCGAGAAATTTTTGGGAGAAGCAACTTATAAAAAAAGTGCGAAAAAAATAATTGAAATGCTGAGGAGATTTGAAGATGGTTTCACCTCCTACTGGATTTAA
- a CDS encoding acyl-CoA dehydrogenase family protein, with amino-acid sequence MISFELTEEQKAIQKMARDFVRKEIIPIAAEYDEKEEIPWQVIEKVFKAGLMNLHVPVEYGGQGVDFITEAIVAEEMAYGCLGINGTFGNNALALTPLLIAGTEEQKEKFLKPFCAKPNLAAFCLTEPEAGSDVSAIKTTARLEGDEWVLNGTKCFITNGGVASLYTVFATVDRSKGIKGITAFLVPGDTPGIYGGKKEKKMGDRASHVAEVILENVRIPRENVLGEVGSGFKIAMQTLDQTRPMIGATAVGVARRALDEALKYAKERKQFGRPIAEFQAIQFMLADMAMQIEAARALVWKACWMLDQGMKATKEGAMAKCFASDVAMRVTVDAVQILGGYGYMRDYPVEKLMRDAKITQIYEGTNQIQRLVIGRELLKD; translated from the coding sequence GTGATTAGTTTTGAATTAACGGAGGAGCAAAAAGCTATTCAAAAGATGGCCAGAGATTTTGTCAGAAAAGAAATTATTCCTATTGCCGCGGAATACGATGAAAAGGAAGAAATACCCTGGCAGGTGATTGAAAAAGTATTTAAAGCCGGACTTATGAATCTCCATGTTCCGGTGGAGTACGGCGGGCAGGGAGTGGATTTTATTACCGAAGCTATTGTTGCTGAAGAAATGGCTTACGGCTGTCTTGGGATAAACGGAACCTTTGGGAATAACGCCCTGGCTCTGACTCCGCTTTTAATTGCCGGGACCGAAGAGCAGAAGGAAAAGTTTTTAAAACCGTTTTGCGCCAAACCCAACTTAGCAGCTTTTTGCTTAACCGAACCGGAAGCCGGTTCTGACGTTTCCGCAATTAAAACCACCGCCCGGCTGGAAGGGGATGAATGGGTTTTAAACGGGACAAAATGTTTTATCACCAACGGCGGGGTGGCGAGCCTTTACACGGTTTTTGCAACCGTTGATCGGAGTAAAGGGATAAAGGGGATTACGGCTTTTTTAGTTCCGGGGGATACGCCGGGGATTTATGGCGGAAAAAAAGAAAAGAAAATGGGCGACCGGGCGTCCCACGTAGCGGAGGTGATACTGGAGAATGTCAGGATTCCCAGGGAAAATGTCTTGGGGGAGGTGGGAAGCGGTTTTAAGATTGCCATGCAAACTTTAGACCAGACGCGCCCGATGATTGGGGCAACGGCGGTAGGGGTTGCCCGGCGGGCTTTAGATGAAGCGCTTAAATACGCTAAAGAGCGAAAACAGTTTGGCCGTCCCATAGCCGAATTTCAGGCAATTCAATTTATGCTGGCTGATATGGCGATGCAGATTGAAGCAGCCCGGGCGCTGGTCTGGAAAGCCTGCTGGATGCTGGACCAGGGCATGAAAGCAACTAAAGAGGGCGCGATGGCGAAATGTTTTGCCAGTGATGTAGCGATGAGGGTTACGGTGGATGCGGTGCAGATCCTTGGCGGTTACGGCTACATGCGGGACTATCCGGTGGAGAAATTGATGCGGGATGCGAAAATTACCCAAATTTATGAAGGTACCAACCAGATTCAAAGACTGGTAATTGGCCGGGAACTTTTGAAAGATTGA
- a CDS encoding 4-hydroxyphenylacetate 3-hydroxylase family protein, translated as MRTAEEYMEKLFKMRKNVYYNGELIGRDDPRLRPGINVICETFNYAANPQYEELLTATSHLTGKKINRFTHIHQSPEDLLKKQEMTRFMCQRVGGCVQRCMGIDALNALSVVTKDMDDALGTNYHERFLNYLKYYQENDLVGNCAQTDVKGDRSLRPHQQADPDLYLRVVEKRKDGIVVSGAKAHNTIAPYADEIIVLPTRMMTEKDKDWAVAFAVPADAEGITQIIRISNPRPRQKLDAPYANYGSADSLTVFDRVFVPWERVFMCGEWQYAGQLALLFATYHRHSYTGCKPAVTDIIMGTAALVAEYNGVEKASHVRDALAELIAVAELVYGAGIAAGVKAKRAASGTYIPEVVYANVARYHAGVNVYREFELLAELAGGLPATLPPEGDFYNEETKGYLEKYLMRKAGISAENQHRCFRFISDLLVSAQAGVKQVAGVHGGGSPIMEKITIYGQYNIEEKKKLAKYLAGIKE; from the coding sequence ATGCGAACAGCAGAGGAATATATGGAAAAACTGTTTAAAATGCGAAAAAACGTTTACTATAACGGGGAATTAATAGGCCGGGACGACCCGCGATTAAGACCCGGAATAAATGTTATCTGTGAGACCTTTAATTATGCCGCCAACCCGCAGTATGAAGAGTTATTAACAGCAACCTCGCACCTTACCGGGAAAAAAATAAACCGCTTTACCCATATCCATCAAAGTCCGGAAGATTTACTGAAAAAGCAGGAAATGACCCGGTTTATGTGCCAGCGAGTGGGCGGCTGTGTCCAGCGGTGCATGGGTATCGATGCTTTAAACGCCTTATCGGTAGTAACAAAAGATATGGATGATGCTCTCGGTACCAATTACCACGAACGTTTTTTAAATTACCTTAAATACTACCAGGAAAACGATCTGGTGGGCAACTGTGCGCAAACCGACGTTAAAGGCGACCGTTCTCTTCGTCCTCACCAGCAGGCTGACCCTGACCTCTATTTGCGGGTGGTTGAGAAACGAAAGGACGGGATTGTTGTCTCGGGGGCTAAAGCTCACAATACCATAGCTCCCTATGCCGATGAAATAATTGTGCTACCAACCCGGATGATGACCGAAAAAGACAAAGACTGGGCAGTGGCGTTTGCTGTTCCGGCGGACGCCGAGGGGATAACCCAGATTATCAGGATTTCCAATCCCCGTCCCCGCCAGAAATTAGATGCACCCTATGCCAATTATGGTTCTGCTGACTCCCTGACAGTTTTTGACCGTGTCTTTGTTCCCTGGGAGCGGGTCTTTATGTGCGGGGAATGGCAGTATGCCGGTCAGTTAGCCCTGCTGTTTGCCACCTACCACCGCCACAGTTATACCGGCTGTAAACCGGCAGTAACGGATATCATCATGGGTACCGCAGCTCTGGTGGCCGAATACAACGGCGTGGAAAAAGCTTCGCACGTCCGGGATGCCCTGGCTGAACTTATCGCTGTTGCCGAGCTTGTCTATGGTGCCGGGATTGCGGCAGGAGTTAAAGCTAAGAGAGCAGCATCCGGAACATATATTCCGGAAGTAGTTTACGCCAACGTTGCCCGCTATCATGCCGGAGTTAATGTCTACCGTGAATTTGAATTGCTGGCGGAGCTGGCCGGTGGACTACCCGCAACCCTGCCGCCGGAAGGCGACTTTTACAACGAAGAAACTAAGGGCTATCTGGAGAAGTACCTCATGCGGAAAGCGGGAATATCTGCTGAAAATCAGCATCGCTGCTTTAGATTTATAAGTGACCTTCTGGTTTCAGCCCAGGCTGGCGTAAAACAAGTGGCGGGAGTCCATGGTGGAGGATCTCCCATAATGGAGAAGATTACAATTTACGGCCAGTATAATATTGAAGAAAAGAAAAAGCTGGCTAAATATTTAGCGGGGATAAAAGAATAA
- a CDS encoding alpha/beta fold hydrolase, which translates to MPYAEVNGIRMCYKEYGSGSPLLCIMGLGGNADWWSDRFVFEMSEDFRLILPDNRGAGRSDCPEEPWTIETNADDLKELLDVLKIEKAHIFGISMGGMIAQIFAIKYPERVEKLVLGCTFCGVKHGIPSQALLWEDTSLEERARKTAELIFCEETIKKYPNVIDLFVERYMKLPTSREGFFRQLNAILNFDSFNDLNKITAPTLIMTGMEDQILHHENSDILRKHIPNSRLIKFSPAGHGFFEEVPEVLDILKSFFKS; encoded by the coding sequence ATGCCCTATGCTGAGGTTAACGGCATTCGGATGTGTTATAAAGAATACGGAAGCGGTTCACCGCTTCTCTGCATCATGGGTTTAGGGGGCAATGCGGACTGGTGGAGCGACCGGTTTGTCTTTGAAATGAGTGAGGACTTCCGGCTCATTTTACCGGACAACCGGGGAGCAGGTAGAAGCGACTGCCCTGAAGAGCCCTGGACTATAGAAACCAATGCCGATGATTTAAAGGAACTTCTGGATGTCTTGAAAATAGAAAAAGCTCACATTTTTGGCATTTCGATGGGCGGGATGATTGCCCAGATTTTTGCCATTAAATATCCGGAACGGGTAGAAAAACTGGTACTGGGCTGTACTTTTTGCGGAGTAAAACACGGGATACCTTCCCAGGCTCTTCTCTGGGAAGATACTTCCCTGGAGGAGCGGGCTCGCAAAACCGCCGAACTAATCTTTTGTGAGGAAACGATAAAAAAATACCCCAACGTTATTGATTTATTTGTGGAGCGTTACATGAAACTTCCCACTTCCAGGGAAGGCTTTTTCCGCCAGCTAAATGCTATTTTGAACTTTGACAGTTTCAATGATTTAAATAAAATCACCGCCCCAACCTTAATCATGACCGGGATGGAAGATCAGATATTGCACCACGAAAACTCCGACATCCTGCGAAAACACATCCCGAACTCCCGTTTAATAAAGTTTAGCCCTGCCGGCCACGGATTTTTTGAAGAAGTACCGGAAGTACTGGATATCTTGAAAAGCTTCTTTAAAAGTTAA